From Pseudomonas sp. LS1212, the proteins below share one genomic window:
- a CDS encoding MoxR family ATPase encodes MSTRDDINALQASIAESVLGQEAVIRQVMLGLLANGHLLLESLPGLAKTRTVKALAKHLDAQMSRIQFTPDLLPSDITGAEVLHQADGQNVIRFQPGPLFGNLILADEINRAPAKVQAALLEAMEERQITVAGTSHKMPKLFIVLATQNPIEQEGTYPLPEAQMDRFLMKVLLDYPLPADESQVLRLLRNEEQAVAGSEPPTPPYTLAQNVIFAARKEVSAVHVSAAIDQYLIDLINATRHPVDYDPDLARWIAIGASPRGGIGLDRAARAHAWLAGADFVSPDDVRAVVHPVLRHRLKLSYDAMADGVGADQVLDRLLDKVAIPA; translated from the coding sequence ATGAGTACCCGCGACGACATCAACGCCTTGCAGGCCAGCATTGCCGAATCCGTACTCGGTCAGGAGGCGGTGATCCGCCAGGTCATGCTGGGCCTTTTGGCTAACGGCCATCTGTTGCTCGAAAGCCTCCCGGGGCTGGCCAAGACCCGCACGGTCAAAGCCCTGGCCAAGCACCTGGACGCACAGATGAGCCGCATCCAGTTCACCCCGGACTTGCTGCCCTCGGACATCACCGGCGCCGAGGTGCTGCACCAGGCCGACGGGCAGAACGTGATCCGCTTCCAGCCAGGGCCGTTGTTCGGCAACCTGATTCTGGCCGATGAGATCAACCGGGCGCCGGCCAAGGTTCAGGCCGCCCTGCTCGAGGCCATGGAAGAACGGCAAATCACCGTGGCCGGCACCAGCCACAAGATGCCCAAGCTGTTTATCGTGCTGGCCACCCAGAACCCGATCGAGCAGGAAGGCACCTACCCGCTGCCCGAGGCGCAGATGGACCGCTTCCTGATGAAGGTACTGCTCGACTATCCGCTGCCGGCCGACGAGAGCCAGGTGCTGCGCCTGTTGCGCAATGAAGAACAGGCCGTCGCCGGCAGCGAACCGCCCACGCCGCCTTACACCCTGGCGCAGAACGTGATTTTCGCCGCGCGCAAGGAAGTCAGTGCGGTCCATGTGTCGGCGGCCATCGATCAGTACCTGATCGACCTGATCAACGCGACTCGCCACCCGGTCGATTACGACCCGGACCTGGCCCGCTGGATTGCCATCGGTGCCAGCCCGCGCGGCGGCATCGGCCTGGACCGCGCAGCCCGGGCTCACGCGTGGCTGGCCGGGGCTGACTTCGTCTCGCCGGATGACGTTCGCGCCGTGGTGCATCCGGTGCTGCGCCATCGCCTCAAGCTCAGCTATGACGCAATGGCCGACGGGGTCGGTGCCGACCAGGTACTCGATCGCCTGCTCGACAAGGTAGCCATCCCGGCCTGA